The Oncorhynchus mykiss isolate Arlee chromosome 10, USDA_OmykA_1.1, whole genome shotgun sequence nucleotide sequence TGAAGTCCCTCTGCACCCCTGAATAATGTTGCAGTGTAAAGTTAGTGCCCCTCAGGGTGGGGGGAGCTGGATTAAGTGTTCGTCCTCCCCAGAGAAATCTGTGCTCGGTCCAGAGGTCCAGGTCCCCCATGTGGAGGAGCCTCTGTCAGACATAGGCTGACTCACTGGACTGGGTCCTGCCCAGGTTGGGAGCCTGGGACACATGCGACACGTCCTTCTTACGCACCTCACAGATGGACTTCCTGCGGGCCTGAACACCCCTGACGGCCGTCTTGATCTTCCTCCAGCCCAGGTGGTTGAGCTCGGCCAGGTTGAGCAGCACACAGATGCCGCTCACCGCAAACATGAAGATCAGGAACACCGTCTTCTCTGTGGGGCGTGACACGTAACACTCCACCTCCTTCACGCAGGGGTAACGGTCACACTCAAACATCCCTGGCACGTTGAAGCCATACAGGAAGTACTGGCCTGCCAGGAAGCCGATCTCCAGCACGTTACGAAACACCACCTGGATGACGTAGAAGCGGGAGATGCCCTCCTGCCGCCGCACCTTGGAGCTCTTGGCCTGCGTGAGCCCCCGGGGTACATTTGGGATCTCCTTGACCTCCaggtcctgctcctccttgccGCTGTCGGGGTTTTGCACCAGGATACCGTTGATGTTGCGCAGCTTGCGGGCGTGGTGGTCGCCTCCGCGACTGTGGTGACTTGCATGACCGTGGTCTATGTAGGGGTGCAGCATGGAGTAACTGCGGTCACGCTGCTTGGCGGACTGGTGCACAGAGTAGGTGATGAAGCATAGACTGGGCGTACACACCAAGATGATCTGGAAGACCCAGAAGCGGATGTGGGATATGGGGAAGGCCTTGTCGTAGCAGGCCTGGTTGCAGCCCGGCTGCATAGTGTTGCAGATGAACATTATCTGCTCGTCCTCGTAGACTTTTTCACCCACTATACCTACTATCAAAATACGGAAGATCACTACTACAGTCAGCAGGAtcctggagagagggaaagagagatgggtggGGAAGACACAATATCAGTTATGTGTTAAGAGGAGTGTTAAATGTAGCTACGGTTGCACAATTCTGGGATCTTTCAATAAATGTCCTGGTTTCACAGtcatcctggttggaggattttGGATTTCGTACTTATTTCCTCCTGATTCTGGGAGTCCTCCAACCAGGAAATGTATTGAaagttttgcaaccctagtcagaTGTGACACAGAGTAGAACAAATAATTATTGTAAGTACTGTGATATTGACATGATTAATTAGACATGTTACTCGTCTATTATCATGAATTGAAAGCCAAAGCTAATGTGTTTCCAGGTTGGCTTTGGCTTTTGTCATGTgacttgtctctactgtattattgactgtatgtttgttttactccatgtgtaactaactctgtgtcgttgtatgtgtcaaactgctttgctttatcttggccaggtcgcaattgtaaatgagaacttgttctcaacttgcctacctggttaaataaaggtgtgaaTTATAGTGACATCATTTGTCTTAAGCCAATAAAAGCTGTGTTTTATATGTACCTCTGCTCAACCGCAGCATATCAATGGAGACAAAAGCAGCTCTCACACCAAGGACAAGTTTGATCAGATGTGTGTAGTGgtcgctctctgtgtgtgcttgtgtgtgtgtgtgcttgcgcgtgtgtgtgaatccgtgtgtgtgtgaatgcgtgtgtgtgtgaatgcgtgtgtgtgtgaatgcatgtgtgtgtgtgaatgcgtgtgtgtgtgtgaatgcgtgtgtgtgcacaAATCCCTCAGCTGCTGCAGTGTGAAGCGAAGaaaggtaggagaggagagatagtctCAGTCATTTCTGTGGATAATGAACATGTGGAACCCTGCATGAATATCCATCATGTTGCTGGCTGAGCGTAACCCTCCTGTCTCCTATCCAGCCAGCATCTCCATTCATTtttcaacagcagacagacaagagatgagctctctccctctcagctctGCCTGTGGAGACGTGCTGAGAGCTTAATCCCACTCCTCCTCAATCTACCCAGTACTactacatccacacacacacagacgatcTAAACCCCATTGAATAGGCTACTATACTTTATCAATGCTTCCTCACCTAAACATGGTTTATGTACTGCAATATGCTCCACTGGCATCAGTGAAAATGTCAACCAAATGACATCAGCGatgtttaaaattcactgctaGTGCTGTCCTAAAGCAATGCCCCGCCcctcatgctctctccctcccttcctgtgTATTGATTATTTAGCCCATATTATTGGTTTGACTGATGGTGAAGTGTTCAAT carries:
- the LOC110533789 gene encoding gap junction delta-2 protein-like, whose protein sequence is MTMGEWTILERLLEAAVQQHSTMIGRILLTVVVIFRILIVGIVGEKVYEDEQIMFICNTMQPGCNQACYDKAFPISHIRFWVFQIILVCTPSLCFITYSVHQSAKQRDRSYSMLHPYIDHGHASHHSRGGDHHARKLRNINGILVQNPDSGKEEQDLEVKEIPNVPRGLTQAKSSKVRRQEGISRFYVIQVVFRNVLEIGFLAGQYFLYGFNVPGMFECDRYPCVKEVECYVSRPTEKTVFLIFMFAVSGICVLLNLAELNHLGWRKIKTAVRGVQARRKSICEVRKKDVSHVSQAPNLGRTQSSESAYV